The following proteins come from a genomic window of Thiothrix winogradskyi:
- a CDS encoding P-II family nitrogen regulator yields MSKREIVVLTDVALITAIVQRGLADEIVKAAQEAGAQGASIHYARGRGVRERLGIMGLAIEAEKEVINIVVSTDQLDRVFEKMYLAGKMDTPGMGFMWVTPLEKAATFIPHEIVERLTDYPRQGS; encoded by the coding sequence ATGAGCAAACGTGAAATTGTTGTCTTGACCGATGTCGCCCTGATCACTGCGATTGTGCAGCGCGGTCTAGCGGATGAAATCGTCAAAGCCGCCCAAGAAGCAGGCGCACAAGGGGCAAGCATTCATTACGCACGCGGGCGCGGGGTACGCGAACGCCTCGGCATTATGGGCTTAGCCATCGAAGCGGAAAAAGAAGTCATCAATATTGTGGTGTCCACCGACCAGCTCGACCGCGTGTTTGAGAAAATGTATCTGGCAGGCAAAATGGATACCCCCGGTATGGGCTTTATGTGGGTCACGCCGCTGGAAAAAGCAGCCACCTTCATTCCCCACGAAATCGTCGAACGCCTCACCGATTACCCACGTCAAGGCTCATGA
- a CDS encoding BrnA antitoxin family protein yields the protein MRNEYDFSQSKPASEVPHLAKLQAQGGKTRITMYVDDDVLAAFRTQAEEQGIGYQTAINQVLRDYLHQGESVLEQLLRKVIREEMQIRSES from the coding sequence ATGCGTAACGAATACGATTTTAGCCAATCTAAACCCGCCAGCGAAGTTCCCCATTTGGCTAAACTTCAAGCGCAAGGCGGTAAAACCCGCATTACCATGTACGTGGATGATGATGTGCTGGCAGCCTTCCGCACACAGGCGGAGGAGCAGGGAATCGGCTATCAGACCGCTATCAATCAAGTATTGCGTGATTACTTGCACCAAGGTGAGTCAGTGCTGGAACAACTACTGCGCAAGGTCATTCGCGAAGAAATGCAAATACGCAGCGAAAGCTGA
- a CDS encoding BrnT family toxin — translation MRIEYDPCKAASNLKKHKVSFEEAVESLHDPLARVISDPDKSTAREAALYA, via the coding sequence ATGAGAATCGAATACGACCCATGCAAAGCCGCTTCCAATCTGAAAAAGCACAAAGTCAGTTTTGAGGAGGCAGTTGAAAGCCTGCACGACCCATTGGCGCGGGTAATTTCCGACCCCGATAAATCCACCGCACGCGAGGCAGCACTTTATGCGTAA
- the dusA gene encoding tRNA dihydrouridine(20/20a) synthase DusA: MNKLNRKFTVAPMLDWTDRHCRYFHRLLTKKSVLYTEMVTTGALLHGDPERHLRFNREEHPVALQLGGSEPQEMAACARLAASYGYDEININVGCPSERVQKGAFGACLMAEPDLIAECVSTMQAAVNIPVTVKNRIGIDDQDDYAGLHHFVNTVSQAGCQTFIIHARKAWLKGLSPKENREIPPLRYELVYEIKQAFPHLEIIINGGITTLEQCQQHLQYVDGVMVGREAYHNPWLLAQVDSAIYGVDDPFQDRKVVLEAFLTYVQEQQAAGVALNHMSRHILGLFQGMPGARAFRRLISENAHKQNAGVELLRDAAKKIA, encoded by the coding sequence ATGAATAAGCTGAACAGGAAATTTACCGTAGCGCCAATGCTGGACTGGACTGACCGTCATTGCCGTTATTTTCACCGTTTATTGACCAAAAAATCCGTGCTGTATACCGAAATGGTGACAACAGGCGCATTGTTGCATGGCGACCCTGAACGTCACTTACGCTTCAATCGAGAAGAACACCCAGTCGCCTTACAATTGGGTGGCAGTGAGCCGCAGGAAATGGCGGCATGTGCGCGTCTGGCAGCAAGTTATGGTTACGATGAAATAAACATCAACGTCGGTTGCCCTAGCGAGAGGGTGCAAAAAGGCGCGTTTGGCGCTTGCCTGATGGCGGAACCGGATTTGATTGCGGAATGTGTCAGCACCATGCAAGCCGCCGTGAATATTCCGGTGACGGTCAAAAATCGCATTGGGATTGATGATCAGGATGATTACGCAGGCTTGCATCATTTTGTGAACACCGTGTCGCAAGCCGGTTGCCAGACGTTTATTATTCATGCGCGTAAGGCGTGGTTGAAAGGGCTGAGTCCCAAGGAAAACCGTGAGATTCCGCCTTTGCGTTACGAATTGGTGTATGAGATTAAGCAAGCGTTTCCGCATTTGGAGATCATTATCAACGGCGGCATTACGACGCTGGAACAATGCCAGCAGCATTTGCAGTACGTCGATGGGGTAATGGTGGGGCGCGAGGCTTATCATAATCCGTGGTTGTTAGCGCAAGTGGATTCAGCCATTTACGGGGTGGATGACCCGTTTCAGGATCGTAAAGTGGTGCTGGAAGCATTTTTAACTTACGTGCAGGAACAGCAGGCAGCGGGCGTGGCATTGAATCACATGAGCCGCCACATTCTCGGTTTGTTTCAGGGAATGCCGGGAGCGCGGGCGTTCCGGCGGCTGATCAGCGAGAATGCGCATAAGCAAAATGCGGGTGTTGAATTATTACGTGATGCGGCTAAAAAAATTGCTTGA
- a CDS encoding BrnA antitoxin family protein, with product MQTNSDDMYNKFKDYDFADAKPVEKIPALAKLQAESGGKSRITMRVDNSILAAFKARAATTGGSYQNMMNEALKQFIQGQGLEDVVRQTIQQELRSHG from the coding sequence ATGCAAACCAATTCAGATGATATGTACAACAAATTCAAAGATTACGATTTCGCTGATGCCAAACCTGTAGAAAAAATACCTGCTTTGGCGAAATTGCAGGCGGAATCTGGCGGCAAAAGCCGTATCACCATGCGTGTTGATAACAGCATCTTGGCAGCCTTCAAAGCGCGTGCAGCAACCACAGGCGGCAGCTACCAAAACATGATGAACGAAGCGTTGAAGCAGTTTATCCAAGGGCAAGGGTTGGAAGATGTCGTCAGGCAAACGATTCAACAGGAATTGCGCTCACACGGTTAG
- a CDS encoding O-acetylhomoserine aminocarboxypropyltransferase/cysteine synthase family protein — protein MKKETLSIHAGYTTDPTTKSVAVPIYQTVAYEFDDAQHGADLFNLAVPGNIYTRLMNPTNDVLEKRVAALEGGIAGLVVSSGMAAINYAILNIAEAGDNIVATPQLYGGTYTLFAHMLPKQGIEVRFAENDSPEAIEKLIDAKTKAVFCETIGNPAGNIVDIEAIATAAHKHGVAVIVDNTVATPILCTPIDYGADIVVHALTKYIGGHGNSLGGIIVDSGKFPWAENKERYAAINNPEPSYHGVVYTEALGPAAYIGRARTVPLRNTGSALSPFNAFLILQGLETLALRMERHCDNAIAVANYLKNHTKVEWVNFAALPDDPYHALALKYFDGKPASLMTFGIKGGFEAGVKFYDQLQLIKRLVNIGDAKSLACHPASTTHRQLTEAEQLQAGVRPETIRLSVGIEHIDDIIADLEQAFASV, from the coding sequence ATGAAAAAAGAAACCCTATCCATCCACGCTGGCTATACCACCGACCCGACCACCAAGTCGGTGGCTGTGCCGATTTACCAGACCGTGGCTTACGAATTCGACGATGCCCAACACGGCGCGGATTTATTCAATCTGGCAGTACCCGGCAATATTTACACTCGCCTGATGAACCCCACCAATGACGTGCTGGAAAAGCGTGTCGCCGCACTCGAAGGCGGCATTGCAGGCTTAGTCGTCAGCTCCGGCATGGCAGCCATCAATTACGCCATTCTCAATATTGCCGAAGCGGGCGATAATATCGTCGCCACCCCACAATTGTACGGCGGCACGTATACGCTGTTCGCGCACATGCTCCCCAAGCAAGGCATTGAAGTCCGCTTTGCCGAAAACGACAGCCCCGAAGCCATCGAAAAGCTGATTGATGCCAAAACCAAAGCCGTGTTCTGCGAAACCATCGGCAACCCAGCGGGCAATATCGTCGACATCGAAGCGATTGCCACCGCCGCGCACAAACACGGCGTCGCCGTCATTGTGGATAACACCGTGGCAACCCCGATTTTGTGTACGCCAATTGATTACGGCGCGGACATCGTGGTTCACGCCCTCACCAAATACATCGGCGGGCACGGTAATTCACTGGGCGGAATTATTGTCGATTCCGGCAAATTCCCCTGGGCAGAAAACAAAGAACGCTACGCCGCCATTAATAACCCCGAACCGTCCTACCACGGTGTGGTATACACCGAAGCATTGGGGCCTGCTGCCTACATCGGTCGCGCCCGTACCGTACCCCTGCGCAATACCGGCTCGGCACTCTCGCCCTTCAACGCCTTCCTGATTCTGCAAGGCTTGGAAACGCTGGCATTGCGCATGGAACGCCACTGCGATAACGCCATTGCCGTCGCCAATTACCTGAAAAACCACACCAAGGTCGAGTGGGTGAATTTTGCTGCCCTGCCCGATGACCCGTATCATGCACTGGCGTTGAAATATTTCGACGGCAAGCCTGCGTCACTGATGACGTTTGGGATCAAAGGCGGTTTTGAGGCCGGGGTGAAATTCTACGACCAGCTCCAGCTCATCAAACGGCTGGTGAATATCGGCGATGCGAAATCACTGGCTTGCCACCCCGCTTCCACCACACACCGCCAGTTGACCGAAGCGGAACAATTGCAGGCAGGTGTCAGACCTGAAACCATCCGTTTGAGCGTTGGCATTGAACACATTGACGACATTATCGCCGACCTCGAACAAGCCTTTGCAAGCGTATAA
- a CDS encoding DUF1538 domain-containing protein — translation MPTEIRFGAFVREITLQQQQISYNNLTPKVWHAADGSEIPYRAPKIHLRWIDAYRLIQPYISSRLMEQVQAVVPLALYLVLFQIFVLQQGVADAGLITGGLVAVVLGLMFFMEGLKVGLMPFGEALGNTLPAKATLPVVLSIVFLLGIGVTFAEPAIGALKAAGQIVQVESAPYLYAMLNEWAEVLVLGVGIGVGAAAILGTLRLLNGWSLKPLIYLSLIPIIALTVFMQFDPELSKTLGLAWDSGAVTTGPVTVPLVLALGIGIAAAAGKGQSSLSGFGIVTLASLFPILSVQLLALYLAFTTTPAEIIAAAAHAQQALEPAWYSQTPWLEIIAGLRAIVPLVLFLLLVMWVILKEKLPEPGQITYGITLAVIGMIMFNLGLSYGLAKLGGQSGSLIPAAFTAIEAVTHSPLYSAILGLSLALLFAWLLGFGATLAEPALNALGLTVETLTNGAFRKSLLMYAVSFGVAFGIALGVAKIIFDLPLAWLLIPGYLFAVILTYLSSEEFVNIAWDSAGVTTGPVTVPLVLAMGLGVGNAVDAIEGFGILSMASICPIISVMLTGLWIRWKVSRKQRYYDQAPKHASTQGKPA, via the coding sequence ATGCCAACTGAAATCCGCTTTGGCGCATTTGTGCGTGAAATTACGCTTCAGCAGCAACAAATATCCTACAACAACCTCACCCCAAAAGTGTGGCACGCCGCTGATGGCAGCGAAATCCCCTACCGCGCCCCCAAAATTCACCTGCGCTGGATTGATGCTTACCGTCTGATTCAACCCTACATCAGCAGCCGTCTGATGGAGCAAGTGCAAGCCGTGGTTCCACTCGCGCTATACCTCGTGCTGTTTCAGATTTTTGTGCTGCAACAAGGCGTTGCCGATGCTGGCCTGATTACCGGCGGCTTAGTCGCGGTGGTTCTGGGCTTAATGTTTTTCATGGAAGGCTTAAAAGTCGGTCTGATGCCCTTTGGCGAAGCACTCGGCAATACACTTCCCGCCAAAGCCACCTTGCCGGTGGTACTCAGCATTGTCTTTCTGCTGGGTATTGGTGTCACCTTTGCCGAACCCGCCATTGGCGCATTGAAAGCCGCTGGGCAAATTGTGCAAGTCGAATCTGCCCCCTACCTCTACGCCATGCTCAACGAATGGGCAGAAGTGCTGGTGTTAGGGGTCGGGATTGGCGTCGGCGCTGCCGCCATCCTCGGCACACTGCGCCTGCTCAATGGCTGGAGCTTAAAACCGCTGATTTACTTGTCACTCATCCCGATTATCGCCCTCACCGTTTTCATGCAATTCGACCCCGAACTCAGCAAAACCTTGGGGCTGGCATGGGATAGCGGCGCTGTCACCACCGGCCCTGTCACCGTGCCGCTGGTGCTGGCATTGGGGATCGGTATTGCCGCCGCCGCTGGCAAAGGGCAATCCTCACTGTCAGGCTTTGGCATCGTCACCCTAGCCTCGCTATTTCCGATTCTCAGTGTGCAATTACTCGCGCTGTATCTTGCGTTCACCACCACGCCCGCCGAGATCATTGCCGCCGCCGCCCACGCCCAGCAAGCACTGGAACCGGCATGGTATAGCCAAACCCCTTGGCTGGAAATCATCGCTGGTTTACGCGCCATTGTGCCGCTGGTGCTGTTTTTGCTGCTGGTCATGTGGGTAATCCTCAAGGAAAAACTCCCCGAACCCGGTCAAATCACCTACGGCATCACCCTTGCGGTGATCGGCATGATCATGTTCAACCTTGGTTTAAGCTATGGCTTGGCGAAACTGGGCGGGCAATCCGGCAGCCTGATTCCCGCCGCCTTCACCGCGATTGAAGCGGTGACGCATAGCCCGTTGTACAGCGCCATACTGGGTTTATCGCTGGCGTTATTGTTTGCGTGGTTGCTGGGGTTTGGGGCAACGTTGGCAGAACCTGCCCTCAATGCGCTCGGTCTAACGGTTGAAACGCTCACCAACGGTGCATTCCGCAAATCCTTACTCATGTATGCGGTATCATTTGGCGTAGCGTTTGGCATTGCCTTGGGGGTGGCGAAAATCATCTTCGACCTCCCGCTGGCTTGGTTGCTGATTCCGGGTTATTTATTCGCGGTCATCCTCACTTACCTGTCTAGCGAAGAATTCGTCAATATCGCGTGGGATAGCGCCGGAGTCACCACCGGCCCCGTGACCGTGCCACTGGTGTTAGCGATGGGGCTGGGCGTGGGTAATGCGGTCGATGCAATTGAAGGTTTCGGCATCCTCTCAATGGCATCGATTTGCCCGATTATCTCGGTCATGCTCACCGGCTTGTGGATACGCTGGAAAGTCAGCCGTAAGCAACGTTACTATGACCAAGCCCCCAAACACGCTTCAACCCAAGGTAAACCCGCATGA
- the mutM gene encoding bifunctional DNA-formamidopyrimidine glycosylase/DNA-(apurinic or apyrimidinic site) lyase — protein sequence MPELPEVETTRRGIEPWLKGHTVKAVCIRQPKLRWPVPDSVNTLAGQVVHELTRRGKYILLHTDAGVGLIHLGMSGSLRIVEADLVPRKHDHFDLVLDSGKAVRYHDPRRFGAFLWAEGDPMQHALLCELGPEPLEDGFDGDYLFERSRNRSVSVKAFIMNAHIVVGVGNIYANEALFLAGIDPRLAAGRVSRERYAKLAQTIRQILAYAIECGGTTLRDFVREDGSPGYFKLELKVYDRAKLPCVVCQNPIAQITQGQRSTWFCPICQI from the coding sequence ATGCCTGAATTGCCCGAAGTCGAAACCACCCGCCGTGGCATTGAGCCTTGGTTAAAGGGGCATACGGTGAAAGCTGTGTGTATCCGTCAGCCAAAATTGCGCTGGCCTGTGCCGGATAGTGTTAACACATTGGCAGGGCAGGTGGTGCACGAGCTGACGAGGCGGGGCAAATACATTTTGCTGCATACCGATGCGGGTGTTGGGCTGATTCATTTGGGGATGTCCGGCAGTTTGCGGATTGTGGAAGCGGATTTAGTGCCGCGTAAGCATGACCATTTCGATTTGGTGTTAGACAGTGGCAAGGCGGTGCGTTACCACGATCCGCGCCGTTTCGGGGCGTTTTTGTGGGCAGAAGGCGACCCGATGCAACATGCTTTATTGTGCGAATTGGGACCAGAACCGTTGGAAGACGGTTTCGATGGGGATTATTTGTTTGAACGTTCGCGTAACCGCAGTGTGAGCGTGAAAGCATTCATTATGAATGCGCATATTGTCGTTGGCGTAGGCAATATCTACGCCAACGAAGCGCTGTTTCTAGCGGGGATAGACCCACGGCTGGCGGCGGGGCGCGTATCCCGCGAACGTTACGCTAAACTTGCGCAAACTATCCGCCAGATTTTGGCCTATGCCATTGAATGCGGGGGAACAACCCTGCGTGATTTTGTACGTGAAGATGGGTCGCCGGGGTATTTTAAGCTGGAGTTGAAGGTTTACGACCGGGCTAAGTTGCCGTGTGTCGTGTGCCAAAATCCCATTGCGCAAATCACCCAAGGGCAACGTTCCACTTGGTTCTGCCCCATCTGCCAAATTTGA
- a CDS encoding LysE family translocator yields the protein MTLSTWLSLFTLCLMGAIFPGASLAVVLRNTLNHSRLHGAITGIAHAIGLGCYALLSVLGLVLVLQQSPLLFKTLSYFGAIYLLWLGYQGITATATPPEANMPNTPQPSATLWNAARDGLLIALLNPKVGLYFLAIFSPFINAAMSLTDKAIFVSTITLVDGSWYVLVATALSQGNTLIWLKRHQQWIERALGSLLIVLALHIFLST from the coding sequence ATGACACTCAGCACTTGGCTCTCGCTTTTCACCCTCTGCCTAATGGGTGCAATCTTCCCCGGCGCAAGCCTTGCCGTGGTGTTGCGCAATACCCTCAACCACTCGCGTTTACACGGCGCAATCACCGGCATCGCGCACGCCATCGGGTTGGGTTGCTACGCGCTGCTGTCAGTACTCGGTTTAGTGCTAGTGTTGCAACAATCGCCACTACTGTTCAAAACGCTCAGTTACTTCGGCGCGATTTACCTGCTATGGCTGGGCTATCAAGGCATTACGGCTACCGCCACACCGCCAGAGGCAAACATGCCAAACACCCCGCAACCATCCGCAACCTTGTGGAATGCCGCCCGTGATGGTCTGTTAATTGCCTTACTCAATCCCAAAGTGGGGCTTTATTTTCTTGCGATTTTCAGCCCCTTCATCAACGCAGCCATGAGCCTGACGGACAAAGCCATTTTCGTCAGCACCATCACCCTCGTCGATGGCAGTTGGTATGTGCTAGTCGCCACCGCACTTTCCCAAGGAAACACACTAATTTGGTTAAAGCGTCACCAACAGTGGATCGAACGCGCCCTCGGTAGCTTACTAATCGTGCTCGCCCTGCATATTTTCCTCAGCACATAA
- a CDS encoding Txe/YoeB family addiction module toxin, with the protein MLLCWADDAWDDYLHWQQTDRKILKRVNDLIKDMKRNPFEGVGKPEPLKHQWAGYWSRRITEEHRIVYKVESDHLYIAQCRYHY; encoded by the coding sequence ATGCTGTTATGTTGGGCTGATGATGCATGGGATGATTACCTACACTGGCAGCAAACCGACCGCAAAATCTTGAAGCGGGTGAATGATCTAATCAAGGATATGAAGCGCAACCCGTTTGAAGGCGTGGGCAAACCCGAACCACTCAAGCACCAGTGGGCGGGGTATTGGTCAAGGCGCATCACGGAAGAACACCGGATTGTCTATAAGGTGGAAAGTGACCACCTGTATATTGCTCAATGCCGTTACCACTATTAA
- a CDS encoding type II toxin-antitoxin system Phd/YefM family antitoxin codes for MEAISYSAFRKGLSNALDKVEQDRVPLLITRQNGTAAVLISLDEYNAYAETAHLAASPKNAERLNRAIAQLEAGRGVVRDIVEGE; via the coding sequence ATGGAAGCCATCAGTTATTCAGCTTTCAGAAAAGGGCTATCGAATGCCTTGGATAAGGTGGAGCAAGACCGCGTACCCCTGTTGATTACCCGGCAGAACGGCACGGCAGCGGTGCTTATTTCCTTGGATGAATACAACGCCTATGCAGAAACCGCGCATTTGGCAGCAAGCCCCAAAAATGCCGAACGCTTGAACCGTGCTATTGCCCAACTGGAAGCAGGGCGGGGCGTGGTGCGTGACATCGTGGAGGGGGAATAA
- a CDS encoding DUF433 domain-containing protein → MVVENLLNRITVDAGKCGGRPCVRGMRIRVQDILGMLAEGMETSEILEDYPYLERADIRAVLMYAARQFDHPVLQAA, encoded by the coding sequence ATGGTCGTGGAAAATTTGCTGAACCGCATCACGGTAGACGCTGGCAAGTGCGGCGGTCGTCCTTGTGTCCGGGGGATGCGTATCCGGGTGCAAGATATACTGGGCATGTTAGCGGAAGGCATGGAAACTAGCGAAATCCTCGAAGATTACCCCTATCTGGAACGTGCCGACATCCGCGCCGTACTGATGTATGCCGCCCGCCAATTTGATCACCCCGTATTGCAGGCTGCCTAA
- the tpx gene encoding thiol peroxidase, protein MATITLQGNPLETCGELPAVGSAAPAFTLTKTDLSDVTLQDFAGKTVILNIYPSVDTGVCAASTRKFNELASGKADVAVLCVSADLPFAHSRFCGAEGLDNVMSLSDFRNKDFGNAYGVTITTGVLAGLLSRAIVVIKDGNVAYTEQVPEIAQEPDYDVALASA, encoded by the coding sequence ATGGCAACTATCACCTTACAAGGCAATCCGCTGGAAACCTGCGGCGAACTGCCAGCCGTGGGCAGTGCAGCCCCTGCGTTTACCCTGACCAAAACCGACCTCTCTGACGTTACCCTGCAAGATTTTGCAGGCAAAACCGTCATCCTCAACATTTACCCCAGTGTTGACACCGGCGTTTGTGCCGCATCCACCCGCAAGTTCAACGAACTCGCCAGCGGCAAAGCGGATGTGGCGGTATTGTGCGTATCGGCTGACCTGCCGTTTGCCCACAGCCGTTTCTGTGGCGCGGAAGGCTTGGACAATGTGATGTCCCTCTCCGACTTCCGCAATAAGGATTTTGGCAACGCTTACGGCGTAACCATTACCACCGGCGTGTTGGCTGGCTTGCTTTCCCGCGCTATCGTCGTCATTAAAGACGGTAACGTTGCTTACACCGAACAAGTGCCGGAAATCGCGCAAGAGCCGGACTACGACGTAGCCTTAGCATCAGCATAA
- a CDS encoding DUF5615 family PIN-like protein gives MRFIVDAQLPPALARFLASLGEDAIHVLDAGLLEANDGEIWSFALENGWVIITKDDDFQFRASVSKLYPKIVWVRVGNCSKQKLLEIFKKHWAAIKHELEAGAFLVEVV, from the coding sequence ATGCGTTTTATCGTTGATGCCCAACTCCCGCCTGCATTGGCGCGTTTTCTGGCAAGCTTGGGCGAAGATGCCATTCATGTACTGGATGCGGGCTTGTTGGAAGCGAATGACGGCGAAATCTGGTCTTTCGCACTGGAAAATGGCTGGGTCATTATCACTAAAGATGATGACTTTCAGTTCCGAGCCTCCGTCAGCAAGCTGTACCCTAAAATTGTTTGGGTGCGTGTCGGCAATTGCTCCAAACAAAAACTGCTGGAAATTTTCAAAAAACACTGGGCAGCGATTAAGCACGAATTGGAAGCGGGTGCTTTCCTTGTTGAAGTTGTTTGA